The following is a genomic window from Dermacentor variabilis isolate Ectoservices chromosome 11, ASM5094787v1, whole genome shotgun sequence.
AATGGCAATCGCTAAGACGGCGTCATATTGGTGTGGCTCATTtctgaaaaacgaaaaaaaatcaaaatgttACACAAAAACGAGCATTAACGCGTAGAACGTACGTGTGGACGACGTGTAAAGCCAATTCCATATATTTTTCAAAAAGATCAGATGGGTATTTATAAAATTTTGATGTAAAATTTTCGGTGTGCAAAAAGGCGTGGTTGCAGGTGCCTGAACTAGATGCCGCCACTACACTGAGGAAAGCTCAGGCTCGCGTTGATTGTGCGTTCTTGTCTGGAGGATCACATCTCGTCGTTTACGTCTGCACACCTGTAcagagtagcaacatggcggcgcccttgcGGTTACAGATTTCATCTCCTCTAGAGTTGCTTATATTGTCGCTCCCCTACCTGTATCGAACCACGATGGCGACGACAAAGACGATTTGCGCGACAGTGCGCGCAGGCCCAATAGAAGAATACTGCGTTCCCTACTCTCGGTTGTACCGACAGAGTGCCACAGGGCTTCCTTGCGCTACAACCACTCAGgataacaacaacgacaacgacttCTCGCAATAAAGCTCCCGTTCTCAGTGATCCGCGATAATATTAACAGTATGGCAATGTGCTTGCGTGAAGCCTAAACCCTGATGGAGAGTTCACGGTAAAGttgaggatggatggatgaacaGAGCTTATGTGCACGCCCTCTGAAACGGGCGTTGTGGCCGGTGCCACCCAGTTCGTCATCTTCACCTTTCTTCTGTGTCTAATAGGTGATGTCCAAAACATGGGGCGTATGACGTGTTTCGGAGCATGCAGTCTGCAAAatagcatagccttcgagatatGCTTCGGCTACTCAAAGTGGCCACCGTCACTGGGGCTCCGATTTAGACAGCACCTATTGATGCGTGAGCAAACACGAAGATGGATGAATGAACGGCGTGTATCAGCATCCTTTTTAAAACTGGCTGGTCGCTGGTGCACCAAAGCCAGTGATTTATTTAATTTCTGTTGCGTTAATGCGAAACATCCACACCTACAGTACTTATAGCGCTAAAAAGATCATTTCTCTTTGGTTCTGTATTTCACCAACATTTCTGCCATCAATTTACCAAAATCCGCTTTTTACTATTCTTGACCACAGATTAATTCCCATTTCCACTGCTATCTTTAAAAGCAAAGGCCTTGGGAAAGACAACTACGTTCTCTTTTATATGTGGATGGATGCTGCGACATGCTAGCAATCGTGCTCAGAATAACAGAGACAGCAACCACCAGGGGACATCATAGCACGCATGCACTGCCCTGTAGCGTGCTGTCTTCATGTCACTCTTGCAGCCATCCGTCAGTATACGCCCGTTTTGAACCTACTCTATAGTTCTATTCTCTACCCTACAGCCTGTTCTGCAGCCTGCTTTAGAGCAGTCTACTTTACAGTTTTATTTTATACTCTACAGCACACTTTACAGCAGTCTACAGTTTTCTCCTCTACTCTACAGCCTATTCTGCAGCCTGCTTTACAGCAGTCTACCCTACAGTTTTCTTCTCTACTCTACAGCATACGTTTAGAGCAGTCTACAGTTTTCTTCACTACTCTACAGCCTGCTTTACAGCACTCTACTCTACAGTTTTCTTCTCTACTCTACAGCATGCTTTACAATAGTCTACAGTTTTCTTCCCTACTCTACAGCCTGCTTTACAGCAGTCTACTCTACAGTTTTCTTCTCTACTCTACAGCATACTTTACCAGCTGTCTACAGTTTTCTTCTCTACTCTACCGCCTATTCTACAGCCTGCTTTACAGCAGTCTACTCTACAGTTTTCTTCTCTACTCTACAGCATGCTTTACAATAGTCTACAGTTTTCTTCCCTACTCTACAGCCTGCTTTACAGCAGTCTACTCTACAGTTTTCTTCTCTACTCTACAGCATACTGTACCAGCTGTCTACAGTTTTCTTTTCTACTCTACCGCCTATTCTACAGCCTGCTTTACAGCAGTCTACTCTACAGTTTTCTTCAACCTTTGCCCCACGAGGGCCCGACAGCTGATAGGCAGTGGAGTTGCCCGATCCACCTTTTTTGTGCAGGTTTGGAGGAACCAAGGCTCGTCTACCCTCGACTGCTCGAGGAACGGTCGTCAGATGGAGCGATGGTGATGCGGGTGCACGACCAACTGACGCTGAACCTTCGGAAAGCATCGGTAGCGGCGCCCGAATTGCGAGTCCTCACGGAAAAAGATGGAAAGACTGTCACGCACATTGTACGTATACAGGCACACACGAAATCTCCCAGATCCCCGGATGTATTAGCGGTCCCGGAGAGTGTGTCGCTAAATAAGGTGTCGCTATTCCCACAATGTTGATAGTATTGCTGGAACTATTGCACGAGGCGTCGTTCGTACCTTCTTGGTTCTGACTTGAAATATTTGTGCGATCAAGGTACGGACAGTATGATCTGTGCGAAGCGATACATCATCTAGTTGCCTACATGCTACAGGACCATTTAGCGACAAGTATAGGAATTCAAATTGAACCATATCAACTGTATGCAAGACAAGTATGGTGCAActgtaaatacatgtaaatccCTGACATATTCTAATGCCGCACCTTCAAAAAAAAATACGCGGTAGCTTCGGccgaaacgcgaagcatcgattggcaaagcaaattatttgacagctatacgaagtaagaataccGGCCGTATAAATTCATTAACTCAACTTGGTTAATTAGCTAATTGGGTTAAGTGGGCtcattaactaaattaacaagcatgttgtcatgcgcgcacaggcaaacatctcAAAAGATGTGAGGTGCtgaccgtggacactcgctgACAAGATGCTGGCGTtaggaagagtggcagcagcaccGCCGCGCCATACGCTCagctcagccgcgccatacgcagccgccgccggagtagaacgccccatCATCCAAGCCAACATTTTCGTCTTTGTCTTCTACAACTCTGTCGTAACGCCGAAGGCTCTGGGTTCGAcacccaccaatggtcgtggatTCCACCATCAATGGTGGCAACATAATTTTGGTCCCACCCAAAGGTCGAGGCTTTCCCTGCCACCAAATGTcgtgttcgagtgccttaatttacTTTATCTGAATTAACTATGCCTTAATCAATGACACCTTAGCTGACACCACTAGTCGTGTGTTCGACGAAAAATGGTGGCaacatcaattttggtgccatcaAATTTTGGTCCCTCCAAAgccgagggttcgactcccgccaatGGTCGTCGGTGGCAACATCAATCTTGATGACGTTggattttggtgccataacgccggacggtcaattttttttttcgataacgcCGGACAACGCATTATTTTTCGGCCCACGAGGCACTTAAATCCTTCGCCCTACTAAAGTGCGCCACAATCTTGCGGGAAAGACGACCAACAGGGATCGCGAGATTCACTCAGCTATAGTTCGTTCGCACGAGATTGACTCTGGATATACCGTGCAGTACAACGGCGAAGACATCGAAAAGGACCTGTTCGAAGACGAAGAAAACATTGCCACAGTGGCTGTGACCAGAGACGAGTACGGCGTCCATATGGTGCGTACAACATTTACAATTTCTATGCGCTATTGTTGGGCTTTGGTTCATGCTTTAGGTATTGCACACGTGCTGATCCTTTTTACGTGCCTGTTTTAATGCCTGGGCATTATGAGAGTCCATATGGAAACATGTACATGTAGGTGAAGCGTGGGAAGCCGGTCATGTCGTACAAGTGAAGAAGGGATGAgatagcatgcatatatatatatatatatatatatatatatatatatatatatatatatatatatatatatatatatatatatatatatatatatatatatccagctCCTGAACACCtttcaatgtggtgaacgcggttccAATAATGAATTTAAGAGAGATTCGacttaatgctaacgcatttctcagGCATTTACCGCTAATTGCTTACTTTTTTCGGTATTAGGAGTCTTTAAATCTCGTTTGCACTTCAGAGGAAATCAATATTATGTAATTGTTAGAATTGGTGTTTAAAACATTTATGCACGCTACTACTAATGCCGACCCCCCGCATACCGTCGTGGCATCCTTGCTTTTCCTGTTTTATCTTCCTCAAGCGATGCTCTTGCTTTGCTTAATAAATCGGGCTTCAATAAATTGGTGTCTTACAAACGTGCGTACTAAGCAGAAAAGCTTAAGATTTCTCCTCCAGGTGCTGTATTATATTCCTATTTTCAGGGCTACTACAAACACTTATAGATCTTAAACCCCTGACTGTAGTAAGATCAGTGTGTGGTGTCTTGACATTAACGTTTCCTTTGAGGTTACAGTTTCTGTGTGGTGCATTACAAATTCTTCCCAGCCTTGATTCCCAACATTCTAAGCTTAGAAGCGCTGACGTGATTTTGAAGCATTTGAGCAATTTGCCAGCCACATGAGAACGGCAATACAGAAGTGCACACCTGTTTTGCTGTTCTTCCGTCTCTCGTAGAATGTGTTCTTCCGAGCCCCGCCGTTTCACGTTGATCATCCTCATTCATGTATTTCCTGAAACCACGTAGTTTGCATCATAATGCTGCTGTGAACACGTACGTTCGCTCCGAGGCAAATATCCTTTACAAAACGCACGTTAAGTAGCACATTAGAAAACATCAGTGAGGTCCTCATACTTAAAAATTGTAAGGAACTGAGCGGTTGCCAGAAGTGCCATGTCTTACCAAAACACAGCCCCGTCAATGCCCTTCGGCACAGCTACCTtgtttgaaataaaaataaaatatatctaAGTAATCTATCAAGATATGTGTCTGTATTAGCGTAAACAGTTTTGTAACTGCGCAAACGaacgaccacagagagagagaaagagcccACAAAGACAGGCGCTGATATCTGCGATGCCATTAGGGTCTCTGATGGCATCGCAGAGGCACCACCATCATATACCTGTTTAAGAGCAGCGCCAGTACAATTTCGTCACTTTCAAATTGCGAACAATAATAATGTTTCGCACTTTCTAACAACTTGGGAAAacttaagataaaaggcatgcgtgCTGTAAATGAAATGTTTCAATACTTTTTACTTGCACGTTGGATTAATAAAGATGTTGAGGAATAATCACTCAGTATTATAAGATCTGGTTTGAGCAAATTTGACGATTGGTGGTATGGGATCTATCGTTATAAACATAAATAAAGTAGTACCTATTCATATACACTGaaatcacggcgacggcgatgccaAAATTCTGCCTGCAGTGTCCCTAAGAAACGTTTCACTAACTTACGCGGAACAATATGAAGAGTGCAATCGTGACTCCCCGCATAATTGTCTTTCCCGCTCTCCAGAACGGACTGGTGGGCCCGAAGCACAGGATCGAGCCAATGCCGCTCGCAGAAAGATCGAAAGACGGCGTGGTTCCTCACAAGATCTACGAAATCGAGCAGCATGAAATGTTGGACAGAACTCTACGGCACGCAGAGAAAGGTGGGCGAACTGCTCGAAAATTTGGTGAATAAAAAGACGATACAAGCAGGTAGGTTAACCATAACCGGGCTAAGACTGGGCTGTAAAGAGAAATCGAAGAGAACAAACAATTCTTGTAAATATGCGGTGCGTCGTATTACGTACAGCGGCAATTTAGAAAGGATTACCACACGCTACGGGAAATGGGAGCGGCGAAAACGCGACACGGGATACTGCAGCTGACAACAAACTTACATAGCAAGAAAACCGTCTCGTTCACATGCACTCCTCCCACGCGAGCTTATATAGGTAGACAGTTGTGGTTTAAGATGTATTACTTTATTGCGATCGAAAATACAACCGCGCTCCAGCTGTACTCACGGGCTCATGCCCAGGTATGCTGTCCCGGCCACTTGCAACCCGGTTCGAGTGCCACATATACtcaagctggcgtcaaagagattcattgaagagcggcccatATAACCAGTGACACATAGCCGAGCAAATGGTTCACATTTTTAGATTGCGTGCAGTGTCTTCGGGATCGTACTACATGTTTTGGGTTGGACAGGGATATAGCTAGATAGCCGGAAAGAAAACTATTCTGACAATGTCAAGAATGTTATTCGCATTAACAAATGAATAAGTACCGCCTCACCCATCTTCCGGTTCTACTGCTGTACTTCCCGTCAAGCAACATCGGGTAAAAAAATGTAGTTTAATGAATGACATTGATGCGTACATGTCCCGGTTTGCTAGATGCGGTGAATTCCAAGTTCTGAACGAGATGGCACGTGAAAAGAAGGGCTGAAGTGCTGAACCATGGTGGCGCTCGTCAGCTGTGATTGATAATTTTGACCACTCCCAACGTGAAGAGTGTCCTGTACATTCTTTTAAATAAGTTgagtgccttctttttttttttactgcggtgAAATCACGAAAGGCGCAAAAAGGTAAAGCGAGACAGACGGGGACAAGAGCTACTGACAACTGGGAACGTTTATTGGAAAAGTTTTGCTGCAACAGGAGAATGCGCGCGTGCGCCGAAGACATCCCGAAACGAACACGAAGAGCAGGCGCAAAAAAAAGGACATACGGCAAAAATTGCAAACAACTCGTTCACGATTTCTTCATGAAATGTGGTAATTTGGAAGCATCTGTACACTGTAAACTGCGCACAACTCGCGCATGACCGGTTTGGACAGCACTTAAGGAGTTTGAAACGAGGAGAAGGGTGAAACCTTGCTATACACTGCAAAAAGCTGCGGTTGATATCCGCGGTTGAAGAATGCGGAAGGTGCAGGCcgtggaaaaaacgaaattagaaCGTGAGCTTTTGGGCTCTTGGAAGCGATGTTAACAGTAATTTCTGGATCTGATATGTGCGTTAGCGTGGCTTCGGTGTCGCGTTTAAACAAAGAAGCGCGAGTCATGGGTACAGCTACAGCTAGGCTGGTTCATtcacttctgttttgttttttattccaCCTGTGACAGTTCCTTGCAGTTGACAGCATACAGATGCCTCCCAATTAACCCGTTTCACGAAGAGATGATGCAGGCGTTGTATGCCAATTTTTTGCCGTAtcgccctgcttttttttttgtgcctgctCTTCTTGTTGCTCGTTTCGGGGTGTCTTGGGCGCATTGTCCTGCTGCAGCGAAGCTTTTCCCGATAAACGTTCACAGTTTTCAGTAGCGCTTGTCCTGGCTATCTCACCTCACTCTATTCCATCCTTCGAAGTTCTCTTTACTCAAAATGcatcaccaactggcccaaaaatTCTACGCTTCTGAAATTGAGTGCCCACGAGGGTTTTCGCGCATACTGTCTGATTTACGTTGATTCCTACTAAAAGGACCTGATGCACCACGTAGTTTCTGAAGCTGTGCGTTCGATCGCGCACTTCGCTGACCAGCTGATGATACAAGCGTGTGAAGTCATGACACGATGCAACGCTTCTTCATTTCTTTCGAGAACTACGTTATCGCCGAACTCTTCAGCACTAACATAACAACTTCCGTCGTCGAATATGCGCACGCTTCGTATTGCAGAAGAAAAGCCTGTTATCAGCGAGCGGTGGAATCAGCAACCGACGAGAGTGCCGGACTCAGTTCAGATCGAACTATTCTTCGTTGCGGACGGACCACATCACAGACACTTCCCTTCAAACCAGGCAATGTTGCTGTACCTGTGCGTCATGACTAACTCTGTGAGTACCTCGTCGCGTGTACGAAACATCCAGTGTACCAGCTCTTTATAGCTGTatcgtaaatatatatatatatgacttgaAGGTAGAGGTATCTATGGTTTGCCGCAAGGGTATAGTTCAAAAGGTGGTGCACTTCTTTAAAACCAACTGTTTATGGTGACGACGTTTCGGCCGACCTTTCTCGAGACTTTTCTCTTCAGAAAGGTCGGTCTCCGGCCGAAACGCCGTCACAATGAACAGTTGTTTTTAAaaattagacagacagacagacagatgaaaTGGGCTATCAAAAAGTGTAAGAAAAGCTTGTCACTAGGACACCCATTTGCTTTAGTCAGAAATTTAAGGTGTTTTACAGAATTTCATCAATTCATACGCACTTGCCATGCTTCAGCAAACTACAATTGAGTCAACCGTTCACCTGATGGATTTGCTAGTCTTCGCTTTCTGCACCTGCTGCTGTAGTGCGAATATAATGACAGGACACAGcagcgcgtcacgtgaccgtgtgacgtcacgccagaccgagagacggggccccagctcgcgacatcaatggtggaggcgaagccttgcgcgccgctgctgcggcgctaccgagagagggcgctcgctggtgtgacgtcacgctaggaggttaaatggggctacagctcggctcctcgcagtggtcggcgcgctgccttgcgctaagtcggatgatgtatagccataagtttaacaaagggcaaccatgtccacaccatcagccgaaccaaggcgcagccaagggtattgctttcgcaatcttccaggcttaaccaagctaagccttcagccattttttttatttagtcgtTCGGTATGTAGCGCAAGGATACAAGGGGTACACAATCCTTAAGCGTAGCTAGGTATGCGTCGTACCCATCATTCTGTCTCCGACGAACGTCTCACGTCACATTCGTCCTTATACCATCTCTGCGTAGATTTCTGAAATTGTGCGTCCACCCGACTTGGAGTTCGCATTGTGTCACTGCTTGTGACCGGTGTAGTacataaaataagaaaaaaatgcactAGGTTCCAATTTTTAGTGCAAATGGAAAGGTCCCAATTTTTAGTGGCAGATAAACGTAAACGTTGCATGAGATCACTCGTGTCATATTATGAAAGCAAACAACTGTCAGCACCAGCATTAATTTGTACGGCATTTATTTAACGGCTTCGCTAACCATTTGCATCACATGGATTCCCACACGTGCGTTGTATCATTATACTTTTGTTATTATCGTAATGAAAGGGGGAATAAACAAAGCGAAGCGACAAACTTAGAATTAATTTCTTTCAAATGACAGGTTGGCTAAGCGGTACTCTATCAAGCTCAGACATCGCGGTGCGCAAGTACGATTATACGTGACGGGTTGTTTTAATGCGTCATACGGACAAGCTATATATAACCGTCAGAAATTCGGCCGCGAAGGCAGGCGTTAAGTCTTCTTTCTTCTACGACCGGTGGCATTTTCGCGCTTCTCGGTTCTATTACCCGTCCGGCCTTGCGTCTTGTCTTCTTCAAATTTACCGCGGAAACGTTTCCCCGTGTCAACTCCTCTCGTCGAATTCCAGTCATGTGTTTGTTCCGCGCAGAACGTGCATTGCTTACGCTTTTCAATATTCGCGACTCCGCCGATTGGTGCGCGTATATCACTGTGCATCACTGGTGAAACGCGTACCTTCCAACTCTCGGCATTGCTTCTCAACAGGTGGGCCTCAGGTTCCGAGCGGCCAAGGATCCTCGGATATCAGTGATCGTCACCGGCGTCGAGATGTCCGTGGTAAGGGGATCGCACTCTgaatcaaaaaagaaagaacgcggtAATCTAGCATTCAAGGTTGACAGAGAACGCTCACAAAGGTCCCGCActgcgattaggcaaagaaacaCGAACAACAAAGGGGGCACCCGTTTCTTACCCGCAATGGTGGCTTATTGGTGTGACATTTGCGTCGCTATAACCATGCTGcaatgcacgaggtcgcgggttgggAACCCAGCCgcggcgactgcatttcgatagggttgaaatgcacaaaaaaaatgctcgtgcatATACACAGATGTAGGTCAACGTTAAACAATCCCAAATGATCAAAATTAATACGGTTTTTCCCACTACACAGCATACCTCATATTTATATCGTAGTTTCTGGCACCTGAGACATCCCAGAATTAAAGATTCTAGTtagttttgttgtttctttgcatCTGCCCTTTTTTGATAGCGTGCTTTTACAAGTTTACGACGAATTACCAACTCGTCCCAAATCACATCTCAGGCTATGCTAGATTGATTCAACGTTAGCCCTGTAAATGTGCCTTGCAAATGAAGTTCATTCGTACATTCATCTTTTTTTATCTCATTTTTTCAGACCGAACCATACGCCGATCTGTACCCTCAAAATACGAATTATATATACGATCACGGAACTCTGAACAAATTGAGGCAATacgcttataacaacacgcagAAATACGATTATCCGGATGTCGTGTACCTTATCACTGGGTATTCACACTTTCTGTACAAATGCACTTTTTTAGACTTTTACGTAGACGTTCTTGGCTTAAGCTCCTCAAaatgtcattttatttattttctgggCTACAACGAAGGCGTGACGTGTACGCAGTCCTCAACGGCCAAGCTACCGTAAACGGCTTGGGTGAGTATTCTTTTCAAGACATTtaaattaaatttatttatttatttatttatttatttatttatttatttatttatttatttatttatttatttattatatcgATGGTTTGATGGTGCAAAACTGAAACCGTGGTTATGAAAGATGCCGCAGCCAACGGTTCCCGACTGTTTTCACCCCTTCTAGCCCGGTAATGAACACCTAAGAAGGGGGAGAAgtttcatttcaattttttttttttgcgttgaagCTCCATCCAAATACAGCCGGAGTAGTCGGGTATCGAACCGGCTACCTCGTTCTCAGTATCAGATTTTCATGTATCCACTGAGCCACTTCGGCGGATTAAGTTAGGTTGCATAGATAGTGGCCACGTGACACGCATGACGTGTCCACCTTGCAATAGAGCTGATACGCAAGACATCAGGCGTCTTTGTGAAAATAGTTAAAATGGAGTGAATGTACATAATTAAAGCGacacttgcatttttttcttcgtttcttgtcACAGCCTCAGCACCAGTAAGTCAATGTGACGTCGTGTCCGTCACTTCATGTCCGTGTATTACGTGCCACGTCATTCTTAGCCTTGAACTATGTACCAACATAGCCCAGCAGAGAGTTCTGCTCCCCAATCAAGCTGGTGGCTCCACCCACGACGGGACTGGGAGGTGGCGACTCTCTGCGAAGTCGCGGgctctctggacggcctgtacttggtGTCTGGATTCCGAGCGCTTCAGCAAGGCGTCCTACTTGTATTGCAAGTTCA
Proteins encoded in this region:
- the LOC142564715 gene encoding venom metalloproteinase antarease-like TtrivMP_A codes for the protein MYFFGVFLLCIFSANGLEEPRLVYPRLLEERSSDGAMVMRVHDQLTLNLRKASVAAPELRVLTEKDGKTVTHIYNGEDIEKDLFEDEENIATVAVTRDEYGVHMNGLVGPKHRIEPMPLAERSKDGVVPHKIYEIEQHEMLDRTLRHAEKEEKPVISERWNQQPTRVPDSVQIELFFVADGPHHRHFPSNQAMLLYLCVMTNSVGLRFRAAKDPRISVIVTGVEMSVTEPYADLYPQNTNYIYDHGTLNKLRQYAYNNTQKYDYPDVVYLITGRDVYAVLNGQATVNGLGIGFVSSVCTSSFVALGEDKPGLYTGMHTLTHELAHVLGSEHDGEAPKSVGHPGALGCPWDNGNIMSYIDKGPSHHQFSVCSLLQMQYVLRRAGPICWAVRSTGYVVQATYPGMIVSQLAYCKEVVHDATVTIESYSVIETTCKIRCVFYKLERVLRNNYYSYEKRRFYMDANALDYTTCGGTKVCIQGMCVAKPKEPAAPPTKKYQPVTVNSSTKAPTIPTVMTTPRCPPCDCSTTAPSGQKVRYPRRRT